One window from the genome of Rhinolophus ferrumequinum isolate MPI-CBG mRhiFer1 chromosome 22, mRhiFer1_v1.p, whole genome shotgun sequence encodes:
- the GARIN4 gene encoding Golgi-associated RAB2 interactor protein 4, giving the protein MNKSESLLPYYTSQSSSGAGMFSTTMGKLQRQLYKGEYDIFKYAPIFESDFIQITRRGEVIDVHNRAGMVTVGVASTSPILPLPDVMLLARQATRGEKHAGRGQVTKRKSRKAAKTLELTRLLPLKFVRISIHDREKQQLRLKFATGRSCYLQLCPSLDAQEDLFAYWEKVIYLLRPPRDINSSTHATPAEDTTCLPVFEEGDRSCPAVVTFQGEGEQDQVSTKSLHITLEVAGATSAAFAGGEETIYDFHKPTAMPDAATPHTKPSELDQVSAAGLTAGALSMAVTESAAPEQLSMATARAATKGPGGSKTSRAIAGAANMSSKSIKMALAGAANKSSECPSSTSLSPEASTVAAIAKAEPTSKTVGETADDAATGPLISTLPRKGRLSEQVRRRRRVSPGRAEARKSRRERRERREKERALRGSHRRRTTESQHKAEGDKIFQKPFGRSLARQRDDKTEKGQSSPGRGSHGPITKESRTSHKLGRSSTTSSCSTTKKLNRFSFFLRNIKANLTTKTVASPHGKDVDILTETSEKNRVEVIKETALGGQGLKMADSVTSETTETVTFEAHD; this is encoded by the coding sequence ATGAACAAGAGTGAGTCTCTGTTACCGTATTACACGTCCCAGAGTAGCTCTGGTGCGGGCATGTTCAGTACCACCATGGGGAAACTACAGCGACAGCTGTACAAGGGAGAATATGACATCTTCAAGTACGCACCGATATTCGAGAGCGACTTTATCCAGATCACCAGAAGGGGAGAGGTGATTGATGTGCACAACCGAGCCGGCATGGTGACCGTGGGCGTCGCCTCCACCAGCCCCATCCTCCCGCTCCCAGACGTCATGCTGCTGGCCCGACAGGCGACCAGAGGTGAAAAGCATGCTGGGCGAGGCCAGGTCACCAAGAGAAAAAGCCGCAAGGCTGCAAAAACCTTAGAACTCACCAGGCTCCTTCCCTTGAAGTTTGTACGGATCTCCATTCACGACCGTGAGAAGCAACAGCTACGTCTGAAGTTTGCCACGGGCCGTTCCTGCTACTTACAGCTGTGTCCCTCTCTGGATGCACAGGAAGACCTCTTTGCCTATTGGGAAAAGGTCATTTACCTCCTGCGACCACCACGGGACATTAACAGTAGCACCCATGCCACTCCTGCCGAGGACACGACATGCCTGCCTGTGTTTGAGGAAGGTGACAGGAGTTGCCCAGCAGTGGTCACTTTCcagggggaaggggaacaggaccagGTCAGCACCAAAAGCCTCCACATtaccttggaggtggctggggcCACTTCTGCAGCTTTTGCTGGCGGGGAGGAGACCATATATGACTTCCACAAACCCACTGCCATGCCCGATGCAGCCACCCCACACACAAAACCTTCAGAGCTGGACCAAGTGTCAGCAGCAGGGCTGACAGCAGGCGCTTTGAGCATGGCAGTAACCGAGTCTGCTGCCCCTGAACAGCTAAGCATGGCCACAGCAAGGGCAGCTACCAAGGGTCCAGGAGGAAGTAAAACCAGCAGAGCCATTGCGGGCGCCGCCAACATGTCCTCGAAGAGCATTAAAATGGCCTTGGCAGGTGCTGCAAACAAGTCCTCAGAGTGTCCTTCCAGCACTAGCCTCTCTCCAGAAGCCAGCACGGtcgctgcaattgcaaaagcagAACCTACCAGCAAGACTGTTGGAGAAACAGCTGATGATGCAGCCACAGGACCTCTCATCTCAACCTTGCCCAGGAAAGGTCGCCTGAGTGAACAGGTTAGAAGGCGGCGGCGAGTGTCCCCAGGCAGGGCTGAAGCCCGCAAGagcagaagggagaggagggagcgaagggaaaaggagagagctCTCAGGGGTTCCCATCGCCGCAGGACTACTGAAAGCCAACACAAGGCAGAGGGGGACAAGATATTCCAGAAACCATTTGGCCGGTCCTTAGCCAGACAGAGAGATGACAAAACGGAGAAAGGCCAGAGCAGCCCAGGGCGCGGCAGTCATGGCCCCATCACCAAGGAGTCAAGGACCTCTCACAAACTGGGGAGGAGCTCTACAACAAGTTCATGTTCCACAACCAAGAAACTCAACAGGTTCAGCTTTTTCTTGAGGAACATCAAAGCCAATCTTACTACAAAGACAGTAGCCTCACCACACGGTAAGGATGTGGACATCTTGACTGAGACGTCAGAGAAGAACCGCGTGGAGGTCATCAAAGAGACAGCACTGGGTGGCCAGGGGCTGAAAATGGCTGATAGTGTGACATCTGAGACCACAGAGACGGTGACCTTTGAAGCCCATGACTAG